A window of the Triplophysa rosa linkage group LG23, Trosa_1v2, whole genome shotgun sequence genome harbors these coding sequences:
- the crispld1a gene encoding cysteine-rich secretory protein LCCL domain-containing 1 isoform X2 — MNVWGQIWAKAVYLVCNYSPKGNWWGYTPYKHGTPCSACPPSYGGVCRENLCYKGDGTNSQSPREETEERNSVEPEAPHSPGPRLRAPSPTKRPNVVVSEEQMSQIVTCDTKLRDQCKGTTCNRYECPAGCLDSTTKVVGTVYYDMQSSICRAGIHYGVIDNDGGWMDVTRHGRKDFFIKSYKNGVQSLGKYQSANAFTVSKVTVKVITCATTVSVLCPYQKPASHCPRIYCPRNCMEENPNLSRVIGTRIYSDKSSICWAAIHAGVINDESGGYIDVMPLDPRQLYFSSYQNSIVSESLQNPVGGKAFRVFAVI, encoded by the exons ATGAACGTGTGGGGCCAGATCTGGGCAAAGGCTGTTTATCTCGTGTGCAACTACTCCCCAAA AGGTAACTGGTGGGGTTACACTCCGTATAAACATGGCACCCCATGCTCCGCCTGTCCACCCAGCTATGGAGGAGTGTGCAGAGAAAACCTTTGTTATAAAG GTGATGGAACAAATAGTCAAAGCCCACGTGAGGAAACAGAGGAAAGAAATTCTGTAGAACCAGAGGCCCCTCACAGCCCTGGACCCCGTTTACGGGCCCCAAGTCCAACCAAACGCCCAAATGTAGTCGTGAGCGAAGAACAGATGT CCCAGATTGTGACATGCGACACAAAGCTAAGAGACCAGTGTAAGGGCACCACATGTAATAG GTACGAGTGTCCTGCTGGATGTTTAGACAGCACAACAAAAGTGGTTGGAACAGTGTATTATGACATG CAATCCAGTATTTGCCGGGCAGGCATTCATTACGGTGTCATTGACAACGATGGAGGTTGGATGGATGTCACGAGACATGGCAGAAAGGACTTTTTCAtcaaatcatacaaaaatggaGTTCAGTCTCTTGG GAAGTACCAGAGTGCCAATGCATTCACAGTATCAAAAGTGACAG TAAAAGTTATCACATGTGCGACTACTGTTTCTGTGCTATGCCCTTACCAAAAGCCTGCAAGTCACTGTCCAAG GATTTACTGTCCTCGGAACTGCATGGAAGAAAATCCCAACCTTTCCAGAGTCATTGGCACCAGAATTTATTCAGAT aaATCTAGTATATGCTGGGCGGCAATTCACGCTGGCGTCATAAACGACGAGTCGGGTGGTTACATCGACGTGATGCCCTTGGACCCTAGACAGCTGTACTTTTCTTCATACCAGAATAGCATCGTCTCAGAAAG CCTGCAAAACCCAGTGGGAGGAAAAGCATTCAGAGTATTCGCAGTTATTTGA